The Humulus lupulus chromosome 4, drHumLupu1.1, whole genome shotgun sequence genome has a window encoding:
- the LOC133830787 gene encoding callose synthase 9-like isoform X2, producing the protein MDVKNQYYATIWVLKICIFEKMSKNLQKKEGGVIDRSQDIALLHDFYKLYRERNDVEMLREEELNLRETGVFSGDLGKLERKTVKRKRVFATLKVLGTVLQQLTEEIPDELRRVMETDAAMTDDLIAYNIIPLDAPSPTNRIGFFPEVQAAISVLKYRGLPKLPEDFPIPATRKADVLDFLHYIFGFQKDNVSNQRKHIVHLLANDNTVCCSTCFYSFSFSSPFFWDVLASRNKI; encoded by the exons CAAAAACTTGCAAAAAAAGGAGGGAGGAGTTATAGATAGAAGCCAAGACATTGCTCTTTTGCACGATTTCTACAAACTCTATCGAGAGCGGAATGACGTGGAAATGTTACGAGAAGAAGAGTTGAATTTAAGGGAGACTGGGGTTTTCAGTGGAGACTTGGGCAA GTTGGAGAGAAAGACAGTTAAGAGGAAAAGAGTTTTTGCTACTTTAAAAGTTCTAGGCACAGTCCTTCAGCAGCTGACTGAGGAAATTCCTGATGAG CTGAGACGTGTGATGGAAACTGATGCAGCTATGACGGATGACTTAATTGCTTATAATATTATTCCACTTGATGCTCCTAGCCCAACAAATCGTATTGGGTTTTTCCCCGAG GTTCAAGCAGCAATCTCAGTGTTAAAGTATAGGGGACTGCCAAAATTGCCCGAGGATTTTCCCATCCCTGCTACAAGAAAAGCTGATGTTCTTGATTTTCTGCACTACATTTTTGGATTTCAG AAAGACAATGTTTCTAATCAGCGCAAACATATTGTTCACCTTCTTGCCAATGATAATACAGTTTGTTGTAGTACTTGCTTTTACTCGTTTTCTTTCTCTTCCCCATTTTTTTGGGATGTTCTTGCTTCCCGTAATAAAATTTGA
- the LOC133830787 gene encoding callose synthase 9-like isoform X3 yields the protein MQQNKNLQKKEGGVIDRSQDIALLHDFYKLYRERNDVEMLREEELNLRETGVFSGDLGKLERKTVKRKRVFATLKVLGTVLQQLTEEIPDELRRVMETDAAMTDDLIAYNIIPLDAPSPTNRIGFFPEVQAAISVLKYRGLPKLPEDFPIPATRKADVLDFLHYIFGFQKDNVSNQRKHIVHLLANDNTVCCSTCFYSFSFSSPFFWDVLASRNKI from the exons CAAAAACTTGCAAAAAAAGGAGGGAGGAGTTATAGATAGAAGCCAAGACATTGCTCTTTTGCACGATTTCTACAAACTCTATCGAGAGCGGAATGACGTGGAAATGTTACGAGAAGAAGAGTTGAATTTAAGGGAGACTGGGGTTTTCAGTGGAGACTTGGGCAA GTTGGAGAGAAAGACAGTTAAGAGGAAAAGAGTTTTTGCTACTTTAAAAGTTCTAGGCACAGTCCTTCAGCAGCTGACTGAGGAAATTCCTGATGAG CTGAGACGTGTGATGGAAACTGATGCAGCTATGACGGATGACTTAATTGCTTATAATATTATTCCACTTGATGCTCCTAGCCCAACAAATCGTATTGGGTTTTTCCCCGAG GTTCAAGCAGCAATCTCAGTGTTAAAGTATAGGGGACTGCCAAAATTGCCCGAGGATTTTCCCATCCCTGCTACAAGAAAAGCTGATGTTCTTGATTTTCTGCACTACATTTTTGGATTTCAG AAAGACAATGTTTCTAATCAGCGCAAACATATTGTTCACCTTCTTGCCAATGATAATACAGTTTGTTGTAGTACTTGCTTTTACTCGTTTTCTTTCTCTTCCCCATTTTTTTGGGATGTTCTTGCTTCCCGTAATAAAATTTGA